From Streptomyces yatensis, one genomic window encodes:
- the pdxT gene encoding pyridoxal 5'-phosphate synthase glutaminase subunit PdxT — protein sequence MTTSSTSSASAPDAPVIGVLALQGDVREHFAALTAAGATPRQVRRPEELAEVDALVIPGGESTTMSKLAVIFGLLEPLRERVRAGMPVYGTCAGMIMLADKILDGRDDQETIGGIDMIVRRNAFGRQNESFEARVDIEGIDGGPVEGVFIRAPWVESVGGGAEVLATFDGHTVAVRQGKVLATSFHPELTGDHRVHKLFVEMVGRA from the coding sequence GTGACTACGTCGTCCACTTCGTCCGCATCCGCCCCCGACGCGCCCGTGATCGGTGTGCTCGCCCTCCAGGGCGATGTCCGCGAGCACTTCGCCGCGCTCACCGCGGCCGGGGCCACGCCCCGGCAGGTCCGCCGTCCCGAGGAACTCGCCGAGGTCGACGCCCTGGTGATCCCGGGGGGAGAGTCGACCACCATGTCCAAGCTGGCGGTCATCTTCGGGCTGCTGGAGCCGCTGCGCGAGCGGGTCCGGGCCGGAATGCCGGTGTACGGTACGTGCGCGGGCATGATCATGCTCGCGGACAAGATCCTCGACGGCCGGGACGACCAGGAGACCATCGGCGGCATCGACATGATCGTGCGCCGTAACGCCTTCGGCCGTCAGAACGAGTCCTTCGAGGCCCGGGTCGACATCGAGGGCATCGACGGCGGCCCGGTCGAGGGGGTCTTCATCCGCGCGCCGTGGGTCGAGTCCGTGGGTGGCGGTGCCGAGGTGCTCGCGACGTTCGACGGGCACACCGTCGCCGTCCGGCAGGGCAAGGTCCTGGCGACCTCGTTCCACCCCGAGCTGACGGGTGACCACCGGGTGCACAAGCTGTTCGTGGAAATGGTGGGGCGCGCGTAG
- the pdxS gene encoding pyridoxal 5'-phosphate synthase lyase subunit PdxS, with product MSITPASTPNSDAPATGTARVKRGMAEQLKGGVIMDVVTPEQAKIAEDAGAVAVMALERVPADIRKDGGVARMSDPDMIEGIIGAVSIPVMAKSRIGHFVEAQVLQSLGVDYIDESEVLTPADEVNHSDKWSFTTPFVCGATNLGEALRRIAEGAAMIRSKGEAGTGNVVEAVRHLRQIKGEIARLRGLDNHELYAAAKEIRAPYELVAEIAQTGKLPVVLFSAGGVATPADAALMRQLGAEGVFVGSGIFKSGDPAKRAAAIVKATTFYDDPKVIADASRDLGEAMVGINCDTLPESERYASRGW from the coding sequence GTGTCCATCACGCCCGCCAGCACGCCCAACTCCGACGCCCCCGCGACCGGCACCGCCCGCGTCAAGCGCGGTATGGCCGAGCAGCTCAAGGGTGGCGTGATCATGGACGTCGTCACCCCCGAGCAGGCCAAGATCGCCGAGGACGCCGGTGCCGTCGCGGTCATGGCACTCGAGCGGGTGCCGGCCGACATCCGTAAGGACGGCGGCGTGGCCCGGATGTCCGACCCGGACATGATCGAGGGCATCATCGGCGCCGTCTCCATCCCGGTCATGGCCAAGTCGCGGATCGGCCACTTCGTCGAGGCGCAGGTGCTGCAGTCCCTCGGCGTCGACTACATCGACGAGTCCGAGGTCCTGACCCCGGCCGACGAGGTCAACCACAGCGACAAGTGGTCCTTCACCACCCCGTTCGTCTGCGGCGCCACCAACCTGGGCGAGGCGCTGCGCCGGATCGCCGAGGGTGCGGCCATGATCCGTTCCAAGGGCGAGGCCGGCACCGGCAACGTCGTCGAGGCGGTCCGCCACCTGCGTCAGATCAAGGGCGAGATCGCCCGCCTGCGCGGCCTGGACAACCACGAGCTCTACGCGGCCGCCAAGGAGATCCGCGCCCCGTACGAGCTGGTCGCCGAGATCGCGCAGACCGGCAAGCTGCCGGTGGTGCTGTTCTCCGCCGGCGGTGTCGCCACCCCGGCCGACGCCGCGCTGATGCGCCAGCTGGGCGCCGAGGGCGTCTTCGTGGGCTCCGGCATCTTCAAGTCGGGCGACCCGGCCAAGCGCGCCGCCGCGATCGTGAAGGCCACCACCTTCTACGACGACCCCAAGGTCATCGCGGACGCGTCCCGGGACCTCGGCGAGGCCATGGTCGGCATCAACTGCGACACCCTCCCCGAGTCCGAGCGCTACGCCAGCCGCGGCTGGTAA